A window of Acinonyx jubatus isolate Ajub_Pintada_27869175 chromosome E4, VMU_Ajub_asm_v1.0, whole genome shotgun sequence contains these coding sequences:
- the KISS1 gene encoding metastasis-suppressor KiSS-1 has translation MNSLVSWQLMLFLCATSFRETFEKVAPVENPLSTGQRLESQALLAPWEQSPRCAERKPTGAQPNARGASLCPPPESAAGPQRPGLCAPRSRLIPAPRGAVLVQREKDLSTYNWNSFGLRYGKRQTAPPGSVRGGRCAWLSARCGMGAGA, from the exons ATGAACTCGCTGGTTTCCTGGCAGCTGATGCTTTTCCTCTGTGCCACCTCCTTCAGGGAGACATTTGAAAAGGTGGCACCCGTGGAGAATCCTCTATCTACAG GCCAGCGGCTCGAATCCCAGGCCCTCCTGGCCCCGTGGGAGCAGAGCCCGCGATGCGCGGAGAGAAAGCCCACCGGGGCCCAGCCCAACGCGCGGGGGGCCTCGCTGTGCCCTCCTCCCGAGAGTGCCGCGGGGCCCCAGCGGCCAGGCCTGTGCGCCCCCCGCAGCCGCCTGATCCCCGCCCCGCGGGGCGCGGTGCTGGTTCAGCGGGAGAAAGACCTGTCCACCTACAACTGGAACTCCTTCGGCCTGCGCTACGGGAAGCGGCAGACCGCGCCTCCCGGAAGCGTCCGCGGGGGGCGCTGCGCTTGGCTGAGCGCCAGGTgcgggatgggggcgggggcatGA